One Nocardioides aromaticivorans genomic window carries:
- a CDS encoding DUF501 domain-containing protein, which translates to MAAQLGRPVRGVHAIGHRCPCGNPDVVTTEPRLPNGTPFPTTYYMTCPRATSRIGTLEAEGVMKEMQDRLTADPELAARYQAAHEAYLADRAAIAEAGGFDVPEIEGISAGGMPTRVKCLHVLAGHALAAGPGVNPFGDEVLEMLGEWWAKGPCVTVDEAVASE; encoded by the coding sequence ATGGCCGCCCAGCTCGGTCGTCCGGTCCGGGGCGTGCACGCGATCGGGCACCGCTGCCCGTGCGGCAACCCGGACGTCGTGACGACCGAGCCCCGGCTGCCCAACGGCACGCCGTTCCCGACGACCTACTACATGACCTGCCCGCGGGCGACCTCCCGCATCGGCACGCTCGAGGCCGAGGGCGTCATGAAGGAGATGCAGGACCGGCTGACCGCCGACCCGGAGCTGGCCGCGAGGTACCAGGCCGCCCACGAGGCCTATCTCGCCGACCGGGCGGCCATCGCCGAGGCGGGCGGCTTCGACGTGCCCGAGATCGAGGGCATCTCCGCCGGTGGCATGCCCACCCGCGTGAAGTGCCTGCACGTGCTCGCGGGCCACGCCCTGGCGGCGGGACCGGGCGTCAACCCGTTCGGCGACGAGGTCCTCGAGATGCTCGGCGAGTGGTGGGCGAAGGGGCCGTGCGTGACGGTCGACGAAGCCGTCGCGTCCGAGTGA
- a CDS encoding glycine cleavage system protein R, which yields MSNDLYAVTVLGHDRPGIIAETTAGLAELGLNIEDSTMTLLRGHFAMMLLCRGTVEAPAIEGALASLAAGGDLDVSVRPVADEVAPGAGGTSWVLTVHGGDRPGIVSEVVGQVASAGGNITDLTTRLAGDLYLLVAELDLPVGADVSAVEGAIRAAAERVGVTATLRAAEADEL from the coding sequence GTGAGCAACGACCTGTACGCCGTCACCGTCCTGGGCCACGACCGGCCGGGCATCATCGCCGAGACCACGGCGGGCCTCGCGGAGCTGGGCCTCAACATCGAGGACTCCACGATGACGCTGCTGCGCGGGCACTTCGCGATGATGCTGCTGTGCCGTGGCACGGTCGAGGCGCCGGCCATCGAGGGTGCGCTCGCGTCGCTCGCGGCCGGCGGTGACCTCGACGTCTCGGTGCGCCCGGTGGCCGATGAGGTCGCGCCCGGCGCCGGGGGTACGTCGTGGGTGCTGACCGTGCACGGCGGCGACCGCCCCGGCATCGTCTCCGAGGTGGTCGGCCAGGTCGCGTCCGCGGGCGGCAACATCACCGACCTGACCACGCGCCTCGCGGGCGACCTCTACCTGCTGGTCGCCGAGCTGGACCTGCCGGTCGGCGCCGACGTCTCGGCGGTCGAGGGTGCCATCCGTGCCGCGGCCGAGCGGGTCGGCGTGACGGCCACCCTGCGCGCGGCCGAGGCCGACGAGCTGTGA
- a CDS encoding ClpP family protease, translating to MTHDNGPRLFDDKRRRELFQQRVLVMDGALDDDNGVVLATQLVELATADPNADIALWIHSPGGSVPAMLAIRDVMRLVPCDVSTLALGIACSAGQFLLSSGTHGKRRALPHSRILMHQGSAGIGGTAADVELQAEDLRHMRDTVLGLIAEDTGQPVERIFEDSLRDRWYTATEALDYGFVDEVVSTFDAVAPPVRRPVGLGTFTTGVSR from the coding sequence ATGACCCACGACAACGGCCCCCGGCTCTTCGACGACAAACGGCGGCGCGAGCTCTTCCAGCAGCGCGTGCTGGTGATGGACGGCGCGCTCGACGACGACAACGGCGTGGTCCTCGCGACCCAGCTCGTCGAGCTCGCGACCGCCGACCCGAACGCCGACATCGCACTGTGGATCCACTCGCCCGGTGGCTCGGTCCCGGCGATGCTCGCGATCCGTGACGTGATGCGCCTGGTCCCGTGCGACGTCTCGACGCTGGCGCTCGGCATCGCCTGCAGCGCCGGGCAGTTCCTGCTCTCGTCCGGCACCCACGGCAAGCGCCGGGCGCTGCCGCACTCGCGCATCCTGATGCACCAGGGCTCGGCGGGCATCGGCGGAACCGCCGCCGACGTGGAGCTGCAGGCCGAGGACCTGCGGCACATGCGCGACACCGTCCTCGGCCTCATCGCCGAGGACACCGGCCAGCCGGTCGAGCGGATCTTCGAGGACTCGCTGCGCGACCGCTGGTACACCGCCACCGAGGCGCTGGACTACGGCTTCGTCGACGAGGTGGTCTCCACCTTCGACGCCGTCGCCCCACCTGTACGACGCCCGGTCGGCCTCGGCACGTTCACGACAGGAGTCTCGCGATGA
- a CDS encoding helix-turn-helix domain-containing protein: MAEDDTEPLWRDLLGRELRRLRRERGETLTETAERAGISPQYLSEIERGLKEPSSEMIAAVTGALGSSLLDLTSAVAGELYDARPARPLRSVPSGVTALALAA; encoded by the coding sequence ATGGCCGAGGACGACACCGAACCGCTCTGGCGGGACCTGCTGGGTCGCGAGCTGCGCCGGCTGCGGCGTGAGCGCGGCGAGACGCTGACCGAGACCGCGGAGCGGGCGGGCATCTCCCCGCAGTACCTCTCCGAGATCGAGCGCGGGCTCAAGGAGCCGAGCAGCGAGATGATCGCCGCGGTGACCGGCGCGCTCGGCAGCTCGCTGCTCGACCTCACCTCCGCCGTCGCCGGTGAGCTGTACGACGCCCGCCCGGCCCGCCCGCTGCGGTCGGTCCCGTCCGGCGTGACCGCGCTGGCGCTCGCCGCCTGA
- a CDS encoding FtsB family cell division protein, translating into MADERRTSRKPGRPAAGRSGPRYAERLKAERKKAARDREAALVRARAEHQRRSRLTGRAAILVLVLAVLAVSYASSLRAYLQQRDHIDALQSQIDDRKATIADLKREKERWQDEEYVRQQARARFGYVPKGETPFVALGPDGQPIDASAELGDPSTVADPDERSWYDEAWDSMKLAGNPPTKVPAPKDEIEAPKEDLKDPAE; encoded by the coding sequence ATGGCCGACGAGCGCCGTACGTCCCGCAAGCCGGGCCGCCCCGCAGCGGGGCGGTCCGGGCCGCGGTACGCCGAGCGCCTGAAGGCCGAGCGCAAGAAGGCCGCCCGCGACCGTGAGGCCGCGTTGGTGCGCGCCCGCGCCGAGCACCAGCGCAGGTCCCGGCTCACCGGCCGGGCCGCGATCCTGGTGCTCGTGCTGGCGGTCCTCGCGGTCTCCTACGCGTCGTCGCTGCGGGCCTACCTGCAGCAGCGCGACCACATCGACGCCCTGCAGAGCCAGATCGACGACCGCAAGGCGACCATCGCCGACCTCAAGCGGGAGAAGGAGCGCTGGCAGGACGAGGAGTACGTCCGCCAGCAGGCCCGCGCCCGCTTCGGCTACGTGCCCAAGGGGGAGACGCCCTTCGTCGCCCTCGGTCCCGACGGCCAGCCGATCGACGCCTCGGCCGAGCTCGGCGACCCGTCGACGGTGGCCGATCCCGACGAGCGCTCCTGGTACGACGAGGCGTGGGACTCGATGAAGCTCGCCGGCAACCCGCCCACGAAGGTGCCCGCTCCGAAGGACGAGATCGAGGCGCCGAAGGAAGACCTGAAGGACCCAGCAGAGTGA
- a CDS encoding cellulase family glycosylhydrolase has translation MLPATCSSFLRRVAVVALALLLGLVGAAASAPAASADEDEPQLRREGRWLVDDQGRVVIVHGFNLVWKLDPYVPPATAEGFTAADAQWLARYGFNGVRLGTLWAGITPDAPGVGDPSYRQGWQRVMDLLADRGIWMQLDMHQDQWHETYGGEGVPDWALHRPTALSLLPPLNLPFPIGYWTPENSLVFDEFWANKHRGIDDWAAAWQVAAGWWKDQPYLMGYDLINEPWMGLEWLTCISFGCKASYTKELQPAYEKATRAIRQVDGDNVVWWEPQQLAAGQKVPTFLEPMAGEDQLGYSWHNYCQDVFLESQGLPLGDVENCWRFSQERTTTALAQAERINAAPLMSEWGATDNIRAVEIDAAVADRNLMGWTHWAYKQWQDPTTADDAQGMFHDDTDFSSVKTDKLRVLVRTYAQATAGTPLAMDFDAATGAFSYRYRSNAIDAPTEIFVSPLHYPRGYDVRVTGGHWAPGTGGRIEVRPDVAGQEVTVQITGR, from the coding sequence GTGCTCCCTGCAACCTGTTCTAGTTTCCTGCGACGCGTCGCGGTGGTCGCGCTCGCGCTGCTGCTCGGCCTGGTCGGTGCCGCCGCGTCCGCGCCGGCGGCGAGCGCCGACGAGGACGAGCCGCAGCTGCGCCGCGAGGGCCGGTGGCTCGTCGACGACCAGGGCCGGGTGGTGATCGTCCACGGCTTCAACCTGGTGTGGAAGCTCGACCCCTACGTCCCGCCCGCGACCGCGGAGGGCTTCACGGCGGCCGACGCGCAGTGGCTCGCGCGGTACGGCTTCAACGGCGTACGGCTCGGGACCCTGTGGGCGGGGATCACCCCGGACGCGCCGGGGGTGGGCGACCCGTCGTACCGCCAGGGCTGGCAGCGGGTCATGGACCTGCTCGCCGACCGCGGCATCTGGATGCAGCTCGACATGCACCAGGACCAGTGGCACGAGACGTACGGCGGCGAGGGGGTCCCCGACTGGGCGCTGCACCGGCCGACGGCGCTCTCCCTGCTGCCGCCGCTGAACCTGCCCTTCCCGATCGGCTACTGGACGCCCGAGAACTCGCTCGTCTTCGACGAGTTCTGGGCCAACAAGCACCGCGGGATCGACGACTGGGCCGCGGCGTGGCAGGTGGCCGCGGGCTGGTGGAAGGACCAGCCCTACCTGATGGGCTACGACCTCATCAACGAGCCGTGGATGGGACTCGAGTGGCTCACCTGCATCTCCTTCGGGTGCAAGGCGAGCTACACCAAGGAGCTCCAGCCGGCGTACGAGAAGGCCACCCGCGCCATCCGGCAGGTCGACGGCGACAACGTGGTCTGGTGGGAGCCGCAGCAGCTCGCTGCCGGCCAGAAGGTGCCGACCTTCCTCGAGCCGATGGCGGGGGAGGACCAGCTGGGCTACTCGTGGCACAACTACTGCCAGGACGTCTTCCTCGAGTCGCAGGGCCTGCCGCTCGGCGACGTCGAGAACTGCTGGAGGTTCAGCCAGGAGCGCACCACCACGGCGCTCGCGCAGGCGGAGCGGATCAACGCGGCGCCGCTGATGAGCGAGTGGGGCGCCACGGACAACATCCGCGCCGTCGAGATCGACGCTGCCGTCGCCGACCGCAACCTGATGGGCTGGACCCACTGGGCCTACAAGCAGTGGCAGGACCCGACGACCGCCGACGACGCGCAGGGCATGTTCCACGACGACACCGACTTCTCCTCGGTCAAGACCGACAAGCTGCGCGTCCTGGTGCGCACCTACGCGCAGGCGACCGCCGGGACCCCGCTCGCGATGGACTTCGACGCCGCGACCGGCGCCTTCTCCTACCGCTACCGCTCCAACGCGATCGACGCCCCGACGGAGATCTTCGTCAGCCCGCTCCACTATCCCCGCGGGTACGACGTCCGGGTGACCGGCGGTCACTGGGCGCCGGGCACGGGCGGTCGGATCGAGGTGCGTCCCGACGTCGCGGGGCAGGAGGTCACGGTGCAGATCACCGGACGTTGA
- a CDS encoding SAM-dependent methyltransferase translates to MHRHHRDHEHDHQHDSSLEALRNALTAGFWDERYAGSDRVWSGRPNQRLVEQVADLAPGTALDVACGEGGDAIWLAAQGWKVTAVDVSQVALAKVAQHAEDAGVADRLKLGFYDALDDPRPAGRRHFDLVTVSFLHVPVEDFVPIYRGIADAVAPGGRLLVTAHHPHDVESGSRHDHGPGLLFEPDRVLGALGVGEPGSPWTVEVAETPDRVQETADGPLHVRDTVVRLRRGEGRAEG, encoded by the coding sequence ATGCACCGTCACCACCGCGACCACGAGCACGACCACCAGCACGACAGCTCGCTCGAGGCCCTCCGCAACGCCCTGACCGCCGGCTTCTGGGACGAGCGGTACGCCGGCAGCGACCGCGTCTGGAGCGGCCGGCCCAACCAGCGGCTGGTCGAGCAGGTCGCCGACCTGGCGCCGGGCACCGCGCTCGACGTCGCCTGCGGCGAGGGCGGCGACGCGATCTGGCTGGCCGCGCAGGGCTGGAAGGTCACCGCGGTCGACGTCTCCCAGGTGGCGTTGGCGAAGGTCGCGCAGCACGCCGAGGACGCCGGCGTGGCCGACCGCCTCAAGCTCGGCTTCTACGACGCGCTCGACGACCCGCGGCCCGCGGGGCGCCGCCACTTCGACCTCGTCACCGTCAGCTTCCTCCACGTGCCGGTGGAGGACTTCGTGCCCATCTACCGGGGCATCGCCGACGCCGTCGCGCCCGGCGGCCGGCTGCTGGTCACCGCCCACCACCCGCACGACGTCGAGAGCGGCAGCCGTCATGACCACGGGCCGGGCCTGCTGTTCGAGCCCGACCGCGTCCTCGGTGCCCTCGGTGTGGGGGAGCCCGGCTCGCCGTGGACGGTCGAGGTCGCCGAGACTCCCGACCGCGTCCAGGAGACGGCCGACGGCCCGCTCCACGTGCGCGACACCGTCGTCCGGCTGCGACGGGGAGAGGGCCGCGCCGAGGGGTGA
- a CDS encoding Ppx/GppA phosphatase family protein has translation MTGPIAAIDCGTNTIKLLVGNPADDPEGVRRESRMIRLGQGVDATGVLAPEALERAFTAIDEYAAIIADAGVERLRFCATSATRDAGNAAVFTAGVLSRLGVVPEVLSGEEEARLAFDGAVRGIGHAVPGPVLVVDIGGGSTELILGDPAAGPTAAHSMDIGSVRLHERHVRHDPVDVVEIAAIVTDIDAALDACPVDPAAAATVIAVAGTNTTIAAGVLDLPYYDRDLIHGRELAVTDVQRLVGRLLAMSVAERRALPWMHPGRADVIDAGALIVSMVLGRIAVPSVTVAETDILDGIAWSLL, from the coding sequence GTGACCGGCCCGATCGCCGCGATCGACTGCGGCACGAACACCATCAAGCTGCTGGTCGGCAACCCCGCCGACGACCCCGAAGGCGTGCGCCGCGAGAGCCGGATGATCCGGCTCGGCCAGGGCGTCGACGCCACGGGCGTGCTCGCGCCCGAGGCGCTCGAGCGCGCGTTCACCGCGATCGACGAGTACGCCGCCATCATCGCCGACGCCGGGGTCGAGCGGCTCCGCTTCTGCGCCACCTCCGCCACCCGCGACGCCGGCAACGCCGCCGTCTTCACCGCTGGTGTCCTGTCCCGCCTCGGTGTCGTGCCCGAGGTGCTGTCGGGGGAGGAGGAGGCCCGCCTCGCGTTCGACGGCGCCGTCCGCGGGATCGGTCACGCGGTCCCCGGGCCCGTGCTCGTGGTGGACATCGGCGGCGGCTCGACCGAGCTGATCCTGGGCGACCCAGCGGCCGGACCGACCGCCGCGCACTCGATGGACATCGGGTCCGTCCGGCTGCACGAGCGCCACGTGCGGCACGACCCCGTCGACGTGGTCGAGATCGCGGCGATCGTGACGGACATCGACGCCGCGCTCGACGCCTGCCCGGTCGACCCGGCTGCGGCGGCCACCGTGATCGCGGTCGCCGGCACCAACACGACCATCGCGGCCGGGGTCCTGGACCTGCCGTACTACGACCGCGACCTCATCCACGGCCGCGAGCTCGCCGTCACCGACGTGCAGCGCCTGGTCGGCCGGTTGCTCGCGATGAGCGTCGCCGAGCGTCGCGCCCTGCCGTGGATGCACCCGGGCCGCGCCGACGTGATCGACGCCGGCGCGCTGATCGTCTCGATGGTGCTCGGCCGGATCGCCGTCCCCTCCGTCACGGTCGCGGAGACCGACATCCTCGACGGGATCGCCTGGTCCCTGCTGTGA
- a CDS encoding Bax inhibitor-1/YccA family protein, producing MQSNNPVFRRSEEFNRSGAGAYQGFGQQPGYGQPGQPYPGYGRPAPTPTTGTGRMTIDSVVQSTSITIGITVLAAAVTWLVTPAISPETGIPSSLLAASVIGSGAAFILSLVNSFKRIISPGLVMAFAVAEGVALGALSELFNAVYGGGIVVQAVIGTFAAFGGTLAAYKFFDIQVGNKFRTFVIAAMFGMVALSLFEVVLGLFGSNLGLFEDGALGLVFAIAGLVLGVFMLILDFDFVEQGVRNGLPERESWRASFGLLVSLVWIYTNLLRILAILQQD from the coding sequence ATGCAGAGCAACAACCCGGTGTTCCGGCGCTCGGAGGAGTTCAACCGGAGCGGTGCAGGCGCGTACCAGGGGTTCGGCCAGCAGCCGGGCTACGGTCAGCCCGGCCAGCCCTACCCGGGCTACGGCCGGCCCGCCCCGACCCCCACCACGGGAACGGGCCGGATGACCATCGACTCGGTCGTCCAGTCGACGTCGATCACGATCGGCATCACCGTCCTCGCCGCCGCGGTCACGTGGCTCGTGACGCCGGCGATCAGCCCCGAGACGGGCATCCCGTCCAGCCTGCTGGCGGCCTCGGTCATCGGTAGCGGCGCGGCCTTCATCCTGTCGCTGGTCAACTCGTTCAAGCGGATCATCAGCCCCGGCCTCGTCATGGCCTTCGCGGTCGCCGAGGGCGTCGCGCTCGGCGCGCTCAGCGAGCTGTTCAACGCGGTCTACGGCGGCGGCATCGTCGTCCAGGCAGTGATCGGGACGTTCGCGGCCTTCGGTGGCACGCTGGCGGCGTACAAGTTCTTCGACATCCAGGTCGGCAACAAGTTCCGCACCTTCGTCATCGCGGCCATGTTCGGCATGGTGGCCCTGAGCCTCTTCGAGGTCGTGCTCGGCCTCTTCGGCAGCAACCTGGGCCTCTTCGAGGACGGCGCGCTCGGCCTGGTCTTCGCCATCGCCGGTCTCGTGCTCGGTGTGTTCATGCTGATCCTCGACTTCGACTTCGTCGAGCAGGGTGTCCGCAACGGCCTGCCGGAGCGCGAGTCGTGGCGGGCCTCGTTCGGCCTGCTCGTCAGCCTGGTCTGGATCTACACCAACCTGCTCCGGATCCTCGCGATCCTCCAGCAGGACTGA
- a CDS encoding ClpP family protease: MSSYTIPNVIAQHPRGERIMDVYSHLLTERVVYLGTAIDAGVANALVAQLLFLEADNPDRDIQLYINCEGGDPSAMLAVHDTMQYVRPQVATTCVGQAVAVGAVLLAAGAPGKRAALPHARVVLHQPAAQGRGPIPDLILQADEVVRVRADIERILARHTGQDVGTLRADTDHDRVFSADAARDYGLIDQVIAERSPVLA; this comes from the coding sequence ATGAGCAGCTACACCATCCCCAACGTCATCGCCCAGCACCCGCGGGGCGAGCGGATCATGGACGTCTACTCGCACCTGCTGACCGAGCGGGTCGTCTACCTCGGGACAGCGATCGACGCCGGGGTCGCCAACGCTCTCGTCGCGCAGCTGCTCTTCCTCGAGGCCGACAACCCGGACCGCGACATCCAGCTCTACATCAACTGCGAGGGCGGCGACCCGAGCGCGATGCTCGCCGTGCACGACACCATGCAGTACGTCCGGCCGCAGGTCGCCACCACCTGCGTCGGCCAGGCCGTCGCCGTCGGTGCGGTGCTGCTCGCTGCGGGCGCGCCCGGCAAGCGGGCGGCGCTCCCCCACGCCCGGGTCGTCCTGCACCAGCCGGCAGCGCAGGGACGCGGCCCGATCCCGGACCTGATCCTGCAGGCCGACGAGGTGGTGCGGGTGCGGGCCGACATCGAGCGGATCCTCGCGAGGCACACCGGTCAGGACGTCGGCACGCTGCGCGCCGACACCGACCACGACCGGGTGTTCAGCGCCGATGCCGCGCGAGACTACGGGCTGATCGACCAGGTGATCGCGGAGCGGTCGCCCGTGCTGGCGTGA
- a CDS encoding peptide deformylase, whose product MSSERVTAWTEAELGVEGRVLDVVKAPAGVLSARGADVDPTSAEIVQLAADLVATMRVSPGCVGLAANQVGVGVRVFCVDVTEHPKSRTLHGTFVLCNAEVVESSRNEKAREGCMSVPDFTGDVKRASRLTVRGQLPGTGEQVEFATDAFEARALQHEIDHTDGFLFLDRVAGAHAIYPRQTYL is encoded by the coding sequence GTGAGCAGTGAGCGCGTCACGGCCTGGACCGAGGCCGAGCTCGGCGTCGAGGGCCGCGTCCTCGACGTCGTGAAGGCACCGGCCGGCGTGCTGTCCGCGCGCGGTGCCGACGTCGACCCGACCTCGGCCGAGATCGTCCAGCTCGCCGCCGACCTCGTCGCGACGATGCGGGTCAGCCCCGGCTGCGTGGGCCTCGCGGCCAACCAGGTGGGGGTGGGCGTCCGGGTCTTCTGCGTCGACGTCACCGAGCACCCGAAGTCCCGCACCCTGCACGGCACCTTCGTGCTCTGCAACGCCGAGGTCGTCGAGTCGAGCCGCAACGAGAAGGCCCGTGAGGGCTGCATGAGCGTCCCCGACTTCACCGGCGACGTGAAGCGCGCGTCGCGGCTGACGGTCCGTGGCCAGCTGCCGGGCACCGGTGAGCAGGTCGAGTTCGCGACCGACGCCTTCGAGGCCCGCGCGCTGCAGCACGAGATCGACCACACCGACGGGTTCCTGTTCCTCGACCGGGTCGCGGGCGCGCACGCGATCTACCCCCGCCAGACCTACTTATAG
- a CDS encoding uracil-DNA glycosylase yields the protein MTDPGEAMARLDARVVRCRRCPRLVAWRERVAREKRAAYADEVYWARPVPGFGPADARIVVIGLAPAAHGANRTGRMFTGDRSGDWLFASLHRVGLANQPTSTHIGDGLQLHDVRMAAPIRCAPPANKPTPEERASCAPWLDRELAILAPSVRVVVALGAIGWDASLRALGRAGWVEPRPRPRFGHGAEVVLAPASRRSRRTDVTLLGCFHPSQHNTFTGRLTEPMTDAVFERAREVASA from the coding sequence GTGACCGATCCCGGCGAGGCGATGGCGCGGCTGGACGCACGCGTCGTCCGCTGCCGGAGGTGCCCCCGCCTGGTGGCGTGGCGGGAGCGGGTCGCCCGGGAGAAGCGGGCGGCGTACGCCGACGAGGTGTACTGGGCGCGCCCGGTGCCCGGCTTCGGGCCGGCCGACGCCCGGATCGTCGTGATCGGGCTCGCCCCCGCCGCCCACGGCGCCAACCGGACCGGGCGGATGTTCACCGGCGACCGCTCGGGGGACTGGCTGTTCGCGTCGCTGCACCGCGTCGGGCTGGCCAACCAGCCGACGAGCACGCACATCGGTGACGGGCTGCAGCTGCACGACGTGCGGATGGCCGCGCCCATCCGCTGCGCCCCGCCGGCCAACAAGCCGACGCCGGAGGAGCGCGCCAGCTGCGCGCCCTGGCTGGACCGGGAGCTGGCGATCCTGGCGCCGTCGGTGCGGGTCGTCGTCGCGCTGGGGGCGATCGGATGGGACGCCTCCCTGCGGGCGCTCGGCCGCGCGGGCTGGGTGGAGCCGCGCCCGCGCCCGCGCTTCGGGCACGGCGCCGAGGTGGTGCTCGCTCCGGCGTCGCGCCGCTCCCGTCGTACCGACGTCACGCTGCTCGGCTGCTTCCACCCCAGCCAGCACAACACCTTCACCGGCCGGCTGACCGAGCCGATGACCGACGCGGTGTTCGAGCGCGCCCGCGAGGTGGCGTCTGCCTGA
- the eno gene encoding phosphopyruvate hydratase: MAAIEAVGAREILDSRGNPTVEVEVLLDDGSFARAAVPSGASTGAFEAVELRDGGDRYAGKGVQQAVTAVIQVLGPAIEGLDAADQRLIDQVMLEADGTPNKAQVGANAILGVSLAVARAAADSADLPLYRYVGGPNAHLLPVPMMNILNGGSHADSNVDIQEFMIAPIGAPTFREALRVGAEVYHALKSVLKDKGLATGLGDEGGFAPNLESNRAALDLIGEAVAKAGYELGKDVVLALDVAASEFFDDGAYTFEGAKKSADEMIAYYADLVANYPIVSIEDPLNEDDWDGWKAITDALGDKTQLVGDDLFVTNVERLQRGIAGGQANALLVKVNQIGSLTETLDSVDLAHRNGYRCMMSHRSGETEDTTIADLAVATNCGQIKTGAPARSERVAKYNQLLRIEDELGDAARYAGAAAFPRYQG; the protein is encoded by the coding sequence GTGGCAGCCATCGAAGCCGTCGGCGCTCGCGAGATCCTCGACTCGCGCGGCAACCCCACTGTCGAGGTCGAGGTCCTCCTCGATGACGGGTCCTTCGCCCGGGCCGCCGTGCCCAGTGGCGCGTCCACCGGTGCCTTCGAGGCGGTCGAGCTGCGCGACGGCGGCGACCGGTACGCCGGCAAGGGCGTCCAGCAGGCAGTGACGGCCGTGATCCAGGTGCTCGGCCCGGCCATCGAGGGTCTCGACGCCGCGGACCAGCGCCTGATCGACCAGGTCATGCTCGAGGCCGACGGCACGCCCAACAAGGCCCAGGTCGGCGCCAACGCCATCCTCGGCGTCTCCCTGGCGGTGGCCCGCGCCGCGGCCGACTCGGCCGACCTGCCGCTCTACCGCTACGTCGGCGGCCCCAACGCGCACCTGCTGCCGGTCCCGATGATGAACATCCTCAACGGTGGGTCGCACGCCGACTCCAACGTCGACATCCAGGAGTTCATGATCGCGCCGATCGGTGCGCCCACCTTCCGTGAGGCGCTGCGCGTCGGCGCCGAGGTCTACCACGCGCTCAAGTCGGTGCTGAAGGACAAGGGCCTGGCCACCGGCCTGGGCGACGAGGGCGGCTTCGCGCCCAACCTCGAGTCCAACCGCGCCGCCCTCGACCTGATCGGCGAGGCGGTCGCCAAGGCCGGCTACGAGCTGGGCAAGGACGTCGTCCTCGCGCTCGACGTCGCCGCCTCGGAGTTCTTCGACGACGGCGCCTACACCTTCGAGGGCGCCAAGAAGTCGGCCGACGAGATGATCGCCTACTACGCGGACCTCGTCGCCAACTACCCGATCGTCAGCATCGAGGACCCGCTCAACGAGGACGACTGGGACGGCTGGAAGGCCATCACCGACGCCCTCGGCGACAAGACCCAGCTCGTGGGCGACGACCTGTTCGTCACCAACGTCGAGCGCCTCCAGCGCGGCATCGCCGGCGGCCAGGCCAACGCGCTGCTGGTGAAGGTCAACCAGATCGGCTCGCTGACCGAGACCCTCGACTCCGTCGACCTCGCGCACCGCAACGGCTACCGCTGCATGATGAGCCACCGCTCGGGCGAGACCGAGGACACCACCATCGCCGACCTCGCGGTGGCGACGAACTGCGGCCAGATCAAGACCGGCGCCCCGGCGCGGTCCGAGCGGGTGGCGAAGTACAACCAGCTGCTGCGCATCGAGGACGAGCTCGGCGACGCCGCCCGCTACGCCGGCGCCGCTGCCTTCCCGCGCTACCAGGGCTGA